One stretch of Variovorax sp. TBS-050B DNA includes these proteins:
- a CDS encoding RHS repeat-associated core domain-containing protein — translation MAETAGSKPAEREPQTAVAPLNTIVGEDIAAASKAVDDWLRSFSGGYVTLERLTMVLGSIPVVGNIMALVDVFLDIIHIVEKKARDGVESFLNWVSLGINLIGLIPLPPTMAAARMSLRPTLHLVRQQLKSAASNLGETIVVTLVGHLNATIVGELDKFIEGAIAKLDEMLKNCAKLSDSIIDNLVDVLRRVLGQKDLFAVGTPATPETRVHDSKTESTWDRMWGSAVRFSKQSANYVAKKAAGQLPAGVASQVNAVVAQMLDFKASFRNQLVKLADKEAQASIMWLLHKLLDAIKRKKGQRAAIVPPAKGAVAEQDRPGGQLGHINKQAPARNDPNCRRNKPARAAVGGSISLATGSESFVHTDFVLAAPLAITWSRVYRSQFDAYDRGVLGARWTGPYTTRIDITPAGDLVYRAADGRSHACARLAVGQSHRDAAEDFTLTRLGDTLLALDFGLQGDWRELYEQAEDGSHYRLVAQQARDGLSVGLRYDHVIAATGERVLSDIISKQGEQVMAHVGTRPDAKTGLIESLWELKDGQIVRQLAVYTHDAERDLVEARDEDGASWRYSYSHHLITRYTDRTGRGMNLEYDGTGADAKAVREWSDDGSFALKLEWDRNIRLTYVTDALGGETWYYYDIDGYTYRIIHPDKLEEWFFRDEAKNITRHIHTDGSTDDYRYDADGNLQVHTRPDGSRVHFEYDARHRITGIRDGEGGVWKRDYDAEGHLVEEIDPLGHKTEYAYDKAGRPVRITDAKGGTKLLSYTPAGRLASYTDCSGKTRRWEYDSRGRTVKEIDAAGQTTRYRYSASGEGIVQRGDANSPGRLEEITWPDATRTHFVHDAEGRLLAHVDALGRRTRYSFNRAGLVAGRVDAAGQSLRYEWDLLGRLTELRNENGSRYEFRYDPAGRLLEETGFDGKTIRYRYDESTGRLREAAEGERVLRMESDAMGRMVERAAGAQAERFAYDRNGRMIEAVNGDARLQWFYDAAGNLTREHHHYLANGRTAVWQHRYDELNQRIATIRPDGHTTQWLTYGSGHVHGLLIDGEDVLGFERDDLHREVLREQRNGLSQRLRYDEGGRLREQAISQTRPGAIEAFELRRSYSYDRTGQLVGIGDSRQGNFSFRYDPVGRLVEASSRLGREVFAFDPAGNIVDPAQAEPALRQGAVHKLLDNLLKQYAGTRYRYDEHGRMVERVHNGRRTTFAWDGFDRMTAATDEDGTGVRYSYDPMGRRIAKRAHDRVTLFGWDGNTLAFESTQSLAGEQEQEGRGFSVHYVHERDAFTPLLQVRQAHAVTLGRTTDVKALMAANGGVYDIAQDPLWNGEAQPAPLRFTPDEIAFYHCDHLGTPRELTDHEGRLAWSARYKAWGEAREAISEAGRRAGFANPIRFQGQYFDAETGLHYNRHRYYDPASGRYVSRDPLGLAGGRNLHVYVGNNPVRGIDPLGLVDINMFPHDEAIRASGDNIPNPPGSFTVGGHGNASIMQNASRQTVRPAELAEQIRAHPSYRDGQHVVLMSCETGKGDAPFAQHLANELDAPVSAPDKFLWIWPDGRVQPAGMTADRKMDTSDLGRWRTFRPEP, via the coding sequence ATGGCAGAGACGGCTGGCTCGAAACCCGCTGAGCGAGAACCCCAGACCGCGGTCGCACCGCTGAACACCATCGTGGGCGAGGACATCGCGGCCGCGAGCAAGGCGGTCGACGACTGGCTGCGCTCGTTCAGCGGCGGCTACGTCACGCTGGAACGGCTCACGATGGTGCTCGGCAGCATCCCGGTCGTGGGCAACATCATGGCGCTGGTGGATGTGTTCCTCGACATCATCCACATCGTCGAGAAGAAGGCGCGCGACGGCGTCGAGAGCTTCCTCAACTGGGTGAGCCTGGGCATCAACCTGATCGGGCTGATCCCGCTGCCGCCCACCATGGCGGCGGCGCGCATGAGCCTGCGGCCCACGCTGCACCTGGTGCGCCAGCAACTCAAGAGCGCGGCGTCGAACCTCGGCGAGACCATCGTCGTCACGCTGGTGGGGCACCTGAACGCAACCATTGTGGGCGAACTCGACAAGTTCATCGAGGGCGCGATCGCCAAGCTCGACGAGATGCTGAAGAACTGCGCCAAGCTCTCGGACAGCATCATCGACAACCTCGTGGACGTGCTGCGGCGCGTGCTCGGGCAGAAGGATCTGTTCGCGGTCGGCACGCCGGCCACGCCCGAGACGCGGGTGCACGACTCGAAGACCGAGAGCACCTGGGACCGCATGTGGGGCAGCGCGGTGCGCTTCAGCAAGCAGTCGGCCAACTACGTGGCGAAGAAGGCCGCGGGCCAGCTGCCGGCGGGCGTAGCCTCGCAGGTCAATGCGGTGGTTGCGCAGATGCTGGACTTCAAGGCGAGCTTCCGCAACCAGCTCGTGAAGCTGGCCGACAAGGAGGCGCAGGCCAGCATCATGTGGCTGCTGCACAAGCTCTTGGATGCGATCAAGCGCAAGAAGGGGCAGCGCGCGGCGATCGTGCCGCCGGCCAAGGGGGCGGTGGCCGAGCAGGATCGGCCCGGCGGCCAGCTCGGCCACATCAACAAGCAGGCGCCCGCGCGCAACGATCCCAACTGCCGCCGCAACAAGCCGGCCCGCGCGGCGGTCGGCGGCTCGATCAGCCTTGCGACCGGCAGCGAGAGCTTCGTGCACACCGACTTCGTACTCGCCGCGCCGCTCGCGATCACCTGGTCGCGCGTCTACCGCAGCCAGTTCGATGCCTATGACCGCGGCGTGCTCGGCGCGCGCTGGACCGGCCCGTACACCACGCGCATCGACATCACGCCCGCGGGCGACCTGGTCTACCGCGCCGCGGATGGCCGCAGCCATGCCTGTGCGCGGCTCGCGGTCGGCCAATCGCACCGCGACGCGGCCGAAGACTTCACGCTGACGCGGCTCGGCGACACGCTGCTCGCACTCGACTTCGGCCTGCAAGGCGACTGGCGCGAGCTGTACGAGCAAGCGGAAGACGGCTCGCACTACCGCCTGGTGGCGCAGCAGGCGCGCGACGGCCTCTCGGTGGGCCTGCGCTACGACCACGTGATCGCTGCGACCGGCGAGCGCGTGCTCAGCGACATCATCAGCAAGCAGGGCGAGCAGGTGATGGCGCACGTGGGCACGCGGCCCGATGCGAAGACCGGCCTGATCGAGTCGCTCTGGGAGCTCAAGGACGGCCAGATCGTGCGGCAGCTTGCCGTGTACACGCATGACGCCGAACGCGACCTCGTCGAAGCGCGCGACGAGGACGGCGCGAGCTGGCGCTACAGCTACAGCCACCACCTCATCACCCGCTACACCGACCGCACCGGCCGCGGCATGAACCTCGAATACGACGGCACCGGCGCCGATGCCAAGGCCGTGCGCGAGTGGAGCGACGACGGCAGCTTTGCCCTGAAGCTCGAATGGGACCGCAACATCCGCCTGACCTACGTCACCGACGCGCTCGGCGGCGAGACCTGGTACTACTACGACATCGACGGCTACACCTACCGCATCATCCACCCCGACAAGCTCGAGGAATGGTTCTTCCGTGATGAAGCGAAGAACATCACGCGCCACATCCACACCGACGGCAGCACCGACGACTACCGCTACGACGCCGACGGCAACCTGCAGGTGCACACGCGGCCCGACGGTAGCCGGGTGCATTTCGAGTATGACGCCAGGCACCGCATCACCGGCATCCGCGACGGCGAGGGTGGCGTGTGGAAGCGCGATTACGACGCCGAGGGCCACCTGGTCGAAGAGATCGATCCGCTGGGCCACAAGACCGAATACGCCTACGACAAGGCCGGGCGGCCGGTGCGCATCACCGATGCCAAGGGCGGCACCAAGCTGCTGAGCTACACGCCGGCCGGCCGCCTCGCGAGCTACACCGACTGCTCGGGCAAGACGCGCCGATGGGAATACGACAGCCGCGGCCGCACGGTCAAGGAGATCGACGCTGCGGGCCAGACCACGCGCTATCGCTACAGCGCCTCGGGCGAAGGTATCGTTCAGCGCGGCGACGCCAACAGCCCCGGCCGGCTGGAAGAGATCACTTGGCCGGATGCGACGCGCACGCATTTCGTGCACGACGCGGAAGGCCGCCTGCTCGCACACGTCGATGCGCTCGGCCGCCGCACGCGTTACAGCTTCAACCGCGCCGGACTGGTGGCGGGCCGCGTCGACGCCGCAGGCCAGTCGCTGCGCTACGAATGGGACCTGCTGGGTCGCCTGACCGAGCTGCGCAACGAGAACGGCAGCCGCTACGAGTTCCGCTACGACCCCGCGGGCCGGCTGCTCGAGGAAACCGGCTTCGACGGCAAGACCATCCGCTACCGCTACGACGAAAGCACGGGCCGGCTGCGCGAAGCCGCCGAGGGCGAACGCGTGCTGCGGATGGAGAGCGACGCGATGGGCCGGATGGTCGAGCGCGCGGCCGGCGCGCAGGCCGAGCGCTTCGCCTACGACCGCAACGGCCGAATGATCGAGGCCGTCAACGGCGATGCACGGCTGCAGTGGTTCTACGACGCGGCGGGCAATCTCACGCGCGAACACCACCACTACCTCGCGAACGGCCGCACGGCCGTCTGGCAGCACCGCTACGACGAGCTCAACCAGCGCATCGCCACCATCCGCCCCGACGGCCACACCACGCAATGGCTGACCTACGGTTCGGGCCATGTGCATGGGCTGCTGATCGACGGCGAGGACGTGCTCGGCTTCGAGCGCGACGACCTGCACCGCGAGGTGCTGCGCGAGCAGCGCAACGGCCTGAGCCAGCGCCTGCGCTACGACGAGGGCGGGCGCCTGCGTGAACAGGCGATCTCGCAGACCCGCCCGGGCGCCATCGAGGCGTTCGAGCTGCGCCGCAGCTACAGCTACGACCGCACCGGGCAGCTGGTCGGCATCGGCGACAGCCGGCAGGGCAACTTCAGCTTCCGCTACGACCCGGTGGGCCGGCTCGTCGAGGCCTCGAGCCGGCTCGGGCGCGAGGTGTTCGCCTTCGATCCTGCGGGCAACATCGTCGACCCCGCGCAGGCCGAACCGGCGTTGCGTCAGGGCGCGGTCCACAAGCTGCTCGACAACCTGCTCAAGCAGTACGCCGGCACCCGCTACCGCTACGACGAGCACGGCCGGATGGTCGAGCGCGTCCACAACGGGCGCAGGACCACCTTCGCCTGGGACGGCTTCGACCGCATGACCGCGGCCACCGACGAGGACGGCACCGGCGTTCGCTACAGCTACGACCCGATGGGCCGGCGCATCGCCAAGCGCGCGCACGACCGCGTGACGCTGTTCGGCTGGGACGGCAACACGCTGGCCTTCGAGAGCACGCAGAGCCTGGCCGGCGAGCAGGAGCAGGAAGGCCGCGGCTTCAGCGTGCACTACGTTCACGAGCGCGATGCCTTCACGCCGCTGCTGCAGGTGCGCCAGGCCCATGCCGTCACGCTCGGCAGGACCACCGACGTGAAGGCGCTGATGGCGGCCAACGGCGGCGTCTACGACATCGCGCAGGACCCGCTGTGGAACGGCGAGGCGCAGCCCGCGCCGTTGCGCTTCACGCCCGACGAGATCGCCTTCTACCACTGCGACCACCTCGGCACGCCGCGCGAGCTCACCGACCATGAAGGCCGCCTGGCCTGGTCCGCGCGGTACAAGGCCTGGGGCGAGGCGCGCGAAGCCATCAGCGAGGCGGGGCGCCGCGCGGGCTTCGCGAACCCGATCCGCTTCCAGGGCCAGTACTTCGACGCCGAGACCGGCCTGCACTACAACCGCCACCGCTACTACGACCCCGCGAGCGGCCGCTACGTCTCGCGCGATCCGCTGGGGCTCGCGGGCGGGCGCAACCTGCACGTGTACGTGGGCAACAACCCGGTGCGCGGCATCGACCCGCTCGGGCTGGTGGACATCAACATGTTCCCGCACGACGAGGCGATCCGGGCCTCGGGCGACAACATCCCCAACCCGCCGGGCAGCTTCACGGTGGGCGGCCACGGCAACGCGTCGATCATGCAGAACGCTTCGCGGCAGACCGTGCGGCCGGCCGAACTGGCGGAGCAGATCCGCGCCCATCCGTCGTACAGGGACGGGCAGCATGTGGTGCTGATGTCCTGCGAGACGGGGAAGGGCGATGCGCCGTTCGCGCAGCACCTCGCGAACGAGCTCGACGCGCCCGTCAGCGCGCCCGACAAGTTCCTCTGGATCTGGCCCGACGGCCGGGTTCAGCCCGCGGGCATGACGGCCGACCGGAAGATGGACACCTCGGACCTCGGCCGATGGCGCACTTTCAGGCCCGAGCCATGA
- a CDS encoding RHS repeat-associated core domain-containing protein: MAGTEEKNTPAEREPQTAVAPLNTIGEEDIAAASKAVDDWLRSFTGGYVTLERLTMVLGSLPIVGNIMALVDVFLDIIHIVEKKAKDSVGQFLDWVSLGINLIGLIPAPPTMAAARMSLRPTLHLVRQQLKSAASNLGEAIVVTLVGHLNATIVGELETFIDKAIAKLGEMLKACADLADDIVDNLVDILQRVLGRKDLFSVGSAPAPAPENKVYDPKTQSTWNRMWGSAVRYSKQSANYVAKAAAGRLPEAMVTQVEGVIGSLTNFKSSFRNQLVKLADKEAQASIMWLLHKLLDAIKRKKGQRAAIVPPAKGAVAEQDRPGGQLGHINKQAPANNDPGGKNCAPCAVGGAIGLATGAESFTHTDFVLAAPLPIEWARTYRSQLDALDRGCLGARWISAYTTRVDIATPARGARQGRESLVYRASDGRSLAWPLLKPGQAHRDAVEEITITRLADGLLALDFGKPLPFGEQGDWRELYEQAEDGSHYRLVAQQARDGLSVGLRYDHVIAATGERVLSDIISKQGEQVMAHVGTRPDAKTGLIESLWELKDGQVVRQLAAYTHDAERDLVEARDEDGASWRYSYSHHLITRYTDRTGRGMNLEYDGTGADAKAVREWSDDGSFALKLEWDRNIRLTYVTDALGGETWYYYDIDGYTYRIIHPDKLEEWFFRDEAKNITRHIHTDGSTDDYRYDADGNLQVHTRPDGSRVHFEYDARHRITGIRDGEGSVWKRDYDAEGHLVEEIDPLGHKTEYTYDKAGRPVRITDAKGGVKQLAYAPSGQLLSYTDCSGKTSRWEYDARGLLAKAIDAAGNATHYRYAAGQLERIVLPDQTSERFVHDAEGRLLAHTDALERTTRYGYTRAGLIASRTDAAGRSLRYHWDLLGRLSELHNENGARYDFRYDPVGRLLEETGFDRKTTAYVHDPATGVLAEVVEAGHRTALEFDPLGRLRERRAGAQSERFAYDRNGRMIEAVNGDARLHWFHDAAGNLTREHHHYLANGRTAVWQHRYDELNQRIATIRPDGHTTQWLTYGSGHVHGLLIDGEDVLGFERDDLHREVLREQRNGLNQQQAYDPAGRLLEQRIGRTRPGAIEAGTAAGIRRSYGYDKAGQLVAIGDSRRGNLSYRYDPVGRLLEAHSRIGREVFAFDPAGNIVDPAPPEAAAKAASTTTHKLLDNLLRQYAGTRYSYDERGNMTERVRNGWRTVFEWDGFNRMRTATDASGITTRFGYDPLGRRILKQSGDETTLFGWDGDVLAFETTQSRSAQEEGGEHGSSVHYIHEPDSFVPLLQVHQPRALALCETPDVKALMAANGGVYDIDLDPLWNGQARRVPRAFDRKQIAFYQCDHLGTPQELTDHIGQVAWSAQYKAWGEAKEAISEAGRRAGFRNPIRFQGQYFDEETGLHYNRYRYYDPQAGRFVSSDPIRLFGGVNLHGFASNPIEWIDPLGLARVKGITPNNRGARTTVEGGRLQEPVVGYSGSAGGNGPAHPVVKQMYDDVSIDQRSEQHPWCGEPDALSAIAHSRNVTSVDELRDVVQGGTSTTLRNDGKRLPYCSSCSVVMGRLGVCDGAKK, translated from the coding sequence ATGGCAGGGACGGAAGAGAAGAACACACCCGCCGAACGTGAGCCGCAGACCGCCGTCGCGCCGCTCAACACCATCGGCGAGGAGGACATCGCCGCCGCGAGCAAGGCGGTCGACGACTGGCTGCGCTCGTTCACCGGTGGCTACGTCACGCTCGAGCGGCTCACGATGGTGCTCGGCAGCCTGCCGATCGTCGGCAACATCATGGCGCTGGTCGACGTGTTCCTCGACATCATCCATATCGTCGAGAAGAAGGCCAAGGACAGCGTCGGCCAGTTCCTCGACTGGGTCAGCCTCGGCATCAACCTGATCGGCCTGATCCCCGCGCCGCCGACCATGGCCGCGGCGCGCATGAGCCTTCGGCCCACGCTGCACCTGGTGCGCCAGCAGCTCAAGAGCGCGGCGTCGAACCTCGGCGAAGCCATCGTCGTGACGCTGGTCGGCCACCTGAACGCCACCATCGTCGGCGAACTCGAGACCTTCATCGACAAGGCGATCGCCAAGCTCGGGGAGATGCTCAAGGCCTGCGCCGACCTGGCCGACGACATCGTCGACAACCTCGTCGACATCCTGCAGCGTGTGCTCGGCCGCAAGGACCTGTTCAGCGTCGGCAGCGCGCCCGCGCCCGCGCCCGAGAACAAGGTCTACGACCCGAAGACGCAGAGCACCTGGAACCGCATGTGGGGCAGCGCGGTGCGCTATTCCAAACAGTCGGCCAACTACGTGGCGAAGGCTGCCGCGGGGCGGTTGCCGGAGGCCATGGTCACGCAGGTCGAGGGCGTGATCGGCAGCCTGACGAATTTCAAGTCCAGCTTCCGCAACCAGCTCGTGAAGCTGGCCGACAAGGAGGCGCAGGCCAGCATCATGTGGTTGCTGCACAAGCTCTTGGATGCGATCAAGCGCAAGAAGGGGCAGCGCGCGGCGATCGTGCCGCCGGCCAAGGGGGCGGTGGCCGAGCAGGATCGGCCCGGCGGCCAGCTCGGTCACATCAACAAGCAGGCGCCCGCCAACAACGATCCGGGTGGAAAGAACTGCGCACCCTGCGCGGTGGGCGGCGCGATCGGCTTGGCGACCGGGGCCGAGAGCTTCACGCACACCGACTTCGTGCTGGCGGCGCCGCTGCCGATCGAATGGGCGCGCACCTACCGCAGCCAGCTCGATGCCCTCGACCGCGGCTGCCTCGGCGCGCGCTGGATCAGCGCCTACACCACGCGCGTGGACATCGCCACGCCCGCCAGGGGCGCGCGCCAGGGCCGCGAGAGCCTGGTCTACCGCGCGAGCGACGGACGCAGCCTGGCCTGGCCGCTGCTCAAGCCGGGGCAGGCGCACCGCGACGCGGTCGAGGAGATCACGATCACGCGCCTCGCCGACGGCCTGCTCGCGCTCGATTTCGGCAAGCCGCTGCCCTTCGGCGAGCAGGGCGACTGGCGCGAGCTGTACGAGCAAGCGGAAGACGGCTCGCACTACCGCCTGGTGGCGCAGCAGGCGCGCGACGGCCTCTCGGTGGGCTTGCGCTACGACCACGTGATCGCTGCGACCGGCGAGCGCGTACTCAGCGACATCATCAGCAAGCAGGGCGAGCAGGTGATGGCGCACGTGGGCACGCGGCCCGATGCGAAGACCGGCCTGATCGAGTCGCTCTGGGAGCTCAAGGACGGACAGGTCGTGCGGCAGCTTGCCGCGTACACGCATGACGCCGAACGCGACCTCGTCGAAGCGCGCGACGAGGACGGCGCGAGCTGGCGCTACAGCTACAGCCACCACCTCATCACCCGCTACACCGACCGCACCGGCCGCGGCATGAACCTCGAATACGACGGCACCGGCGCCGATGCCAAGGCCGTGCGCGAGTGGAGCGACGACGGCAGCTTTGCCCTGAAGCTCGAATGGGACCGCAACATCCGCCTGACCTACGTCACCGACGCGCTCGGCGGCGAGACCTGGTACTACTACGACATCGACGGCTACACCTACCGCATCATCCACCCCGACAAGCTCGAGGAATGGTTCTTCCGTGATGAAGCGAAGAACATCACGCGCCACATCCACACCGACGGCAGCACCGACGACTACCGCTACGACGCCGACGGCAACCTGCAGGTGCACACGCGGCCCGACGGCAGCCGGGTGCACTTCGAGTATGACGCCAGGCACCGCATCACCGGCATCCGCGACGGCGAGGGTAGCGTGTGGAAGCGCGATTACGACGCCGAGGGCCACCTGGTCGAAGAGATCGATCCGCTGGGCCACAAGACCGAATACACCTACGACAAGGCCGGGCGGCCGGTGCGCATCACCGATGCCAAGGGCGGCGTCAAGCAGCTTGCCTATGCGCCTTCGGGCCAGTTGCTGAGCTACACCGACTGCTCGGGCAAGACCAGCCGCTGGGAATACGATGCGCGCGGCCTGCTCGCGAAGGCCATCGATGCCGCCGGCAACGCCACGCACTACCGTTATGCCGCGGGCCAGCTCGAACGCATCGTGCTGCCCGACCAGACCAGCGAGCGCTTCGTGCACGACGCCGAAGGCCGCCTGCTCGCGCACACCGATGCGCTGGAGCGCACCACGCGCTACGGCTACACGCGCGCCGGCCTCATCGCGAGCCGCACCGACGCGGCCGGCCGTTCGCTGCGCTACCACTGGGACCTGCTCGGCCGGCTCAGCGAACTGCACAACGAGAACGGCGCGCGCTACGACTTCCGCTACGACCCGGTCGGCCGGCTGCTCGAGGAGACCGGCTTCGACCGCAAGACCACCGCCTACGTCCACGACCCCGCCACCGGCGTGCTCGCCGAAGTGGTCGAGGCGGGCCATCGCACCGCGCTGGAATTCGACCCGCTCGGGCGCCTGCGCGAACGCCGCGCCGGCGCGCAGTCGGAGCGCTTCGCCTACGACCGCAACGGCCGCATGATCGAGGCCGTCAACGGCGACGCGCGGCTGCATTGGTTCCACGACGCGGCAGGCAACCTCACGCGCGAACACCACCACTACCTCGCGAACGGCCGCACGGCCGTGTGGCAGCACCGCTACGACGAGCTCAACCAGCGCATCGCCACCATCCGGCCCGACGGTCACACCACGCAATGGCTGACCTACGGCTCGGGCCATGTGCATGGGCTGCTGATCGACGGCGAGGACGTGCTCGGCTTCGAGCGCGACGACCTGCACCGCGAGGTGCTGCGCGAGCAGCGCAACGGCCTGAACCAGCAGCAGGCCTACGATCCCGCGGGCCGGCTGCTCGAACAACGCATCGGCCGCACCCGGCCCGGCGCCATCGAAGCGGGCACGGCCGCAGGCATCCGCCGCAGCTACGGCTACGACAAGGCCGGTCAGCTCGTCGCGATCGGCGACAGCCGGCGCGGCAACCTGAGCTACCGCTACGACCCCGTGGGGCGCCTGCTCGAAGCTCACAGCCGCATCGGTCGCGAGGTGTTCGCCTTCGATCCCGCGGGCAACATCGTTGACCCCGCGCCGCCCGAGGCGGCAGCCAAGGCCGCATCTACCACCACCCACAAGCTGCTCGACAACCTGCTCAGGCAGTACGCCGGAACCCGCTACAGCTACGACGAGCGCGGCAACATGACCGAGCGCGTCCGCAACGGCTGGCGCACCGTCTTCGAATGGGACGGCTTCAACCGCATGCGCACGGCCACCGATGCAAGCGGCATCACCACGCGCTTCGGCTACGACCCGCTCGGCCGGCGCATCCTCAAGCAGTCGGGCGACGAGACGACCCTGTTCGGCTGGGACGGCGACGTGCTCGCCTTCGAGACCACGCAGAGCCGCTCAGCCCAGGAGGAGGGCGGCGAGCACGGCTCCAGCGTGCACTACATCCACGAGCCCGACTCCTTCGTGCCGCTGCTGCAGGTGCACCAGCCGCGCGCGCTGGCGCTTTGCGAAACGCCGGATGTGAAGGCGTTGATGGCGGCCAACGGCGGCGTGTACGACATCGACCTCGATCCGCTGTGGAACGGCCAGGCGCGACGCGTGCCGCGTGCGTTCGATCGAAAGCAGATCGCGTTCTACCAGTGCGACCACCTCGGCACCCCGCAGGAACTCACGGACCACATAGGCCAGGTGGCCTGGTCGGCGCAGTACAAGGCGTGGGGCGAGGCGAAGGAGGCCATCAGCGAGGCGGGGCGCCGGGCGGGGTTCAGGAATCCGATACGGTTCCAGGGGCAGTACTTCGATGAAGAGACGGGGCTGCATTACAACCGGTATCGGTATTACGACCCGCAGGCGGGGCGGTTCGTGTCGAGCGATCCGATTCGCCTATTTGGCGGCGTCAATCTTCATGGATTCGCTTCCAATCCCATCGAATGGATCGACCCGCTAGGTCTTGCCCGCGTGAAGGGCATCACTCCAAATAATCGAGGGGCTCGTACCACGGTCGAGGGAGGAAGACTTCAGGAACCGGTCGTTGGATACAGTGGTAGCGCTGGCGGGAATGGGCCGGCCCATCCAGTGGTAAAGCAAATGTATGACGATGTCTCGATTGACCAACGATCTGAACAGCACCCTTGGTGCGGCGAACCGGATGCGTTGAGCGCGATTGCTCATTCACGCAATGTCACTAGCGTGGATGAGCTTCGCGACGTTGTTCAGGGGGGCACGTCGACTACCTTGAGGAACGATGGAAAGCGACTTCCCTATTGCTCGTCCTGCAGTGTCGTCATGGGGCGGTTGGGGGTCTGTGATGGGGCGAAAAAATGA
- a CDS encoding sugar ABC transporter substrate-binding protein, translated as MLSSRSILAMAAASLIAVSTTAALAADQPVIGLVTKTETNPFFVKMKEGAQEEAKKLGAKLLSGAGKADGDNAGQITAMENMIAAGAKTILITPSDAKAIVPAIKKARDRGVMVIALDSPADPPDATDALFATNNYTAGVLIGEYAKAAMAGKPAKIVALDLLPGHPVGAQRHNGFMKGFGLPANDAKSNELSKAPEIVCMADSYGDQAKAQTAMENCLQRAPEVNLVYTINEPAAAGAYNALKRAGKEKGVLIVSVDGGCQGIKDTNAGIIAATSQQYPLKMAAMGVAAGVEFAKTGKKASGYVDTGVTLIAGKSVPGVESKDTKTGAELCWGKK; from the coding sequence ATGCTCAGCTCCCGCTCCATCCTGGCCATGGCGGCCGCTTCCCTGATTGCCGTGTCGACCACGGCCGCACTCGCGGCCGATCAGCCGGTCATCGGCCTGGTCACGAAGACCGAGACCAATCCCTTCTTCGTGAAGATGAAGGAGGGCGCGCAGGAAGAGGCGAAGAAGCTCGGCGCCAAGCTGCTCTCGGGCGCGGGCAAGGCCGACGGCGACAACGCGGGCCAGATCACGGCGATGGAGAACATGATCGCGGCCGGCGCGAAGACGATCCTGATCACGCCGAGCGACGCGAAGGCGATCGTGCCGGCGATCAAGAAGGCGCGCGACCGCGGCGTGATGGTGATCGCGCTCGACAGCCCGGCCGATCCGCCGGATGCGACCGATGCGCTGTTCGCCACCAACAACTACACGGCCGGGGTGCTGATCGGCGAATACGCCAAGGCCGCGATGGCGGGCAAGCCCGCGAAGATCGTCGCGCTCGACCTGCTGCCGGGCCATCCGGTGGGCGCGCAGCGCCACAACGGCTTCATGAAGGGCTTCGGCCTGCCGGCCAACGACGCGAAGTCGAACGAGCTGTCGAAGGCGCCCGAGATCGTCTGCATGGCCGACAGCTACGGCGACCAGGCCAAGGCGCAGACGGCGATGGAGAACTGCCTGCAGCGCGCCCCCGAGGTGAACCTGGTCTACACGATCAACGAGCCCGCGGCGGCGGGTGCCTACAACGCGCTCAAGCGCGCGGGCAAGGAGAAGGGCGTGCTGATCGTCTCGGTCGACGGCGGCTGCCAGGGCATCAAGGACACCAACGCCGGCATCATCGCCGCGACCTCGCAGCAGTACCCGCTCAAGATGGCGGCGATGGGCGTGGCCGCGGGCGTGGAGTTCGCGAAGACGGGCAAGAAGGCCTCGGGCTACGTCGACACCGGCGTGACGCTGATCGCGGGCAAGAGCGTGCCGGGGGTCGAGAGCAAGGACACCAAGACCGGTGCCGAGCTCTGCTGGGGCAAGAAGTAG